A genomic window from Thalassoroseus pseudoceratinae includes:
- a CDS encoding EF-hand domain-containing protein, translating into MLRNFSAWAPLFLLALVIDNTSLVFAQRPSGGWIADRMDSNNDGEIDENEASRLPGPFQEALRNERLRFPISKDRFAEIVPRLMEEMRRNGSFGRPPGGGPPGGGRGGDDRRGYGRGDDDGDRGRGYGRGGPPDRGGYDRGGSDRGGYDRGRGDDRNRGGYGRGGWGDRGGSDRGRSSDRRGESSKEKEERPRVTVDLAEAYSEADSDGDGQIALYEWRQWKPAELNQFFLADANRDSFLTPRELEIFEKFPVTETDATTMASNFLASSNAGPSSPNGPASRSTDAPKDKPSAKEAQYVFKVLDRNRDGEITEDEWQRSKGARAGFEEAGIKVPLPARIDTFLAVYPYERLFPQMTIR; encoded by the coding sequence ATGTTGAGAAATTTCTCGGCCTGGGCCCCCTTGTTCCTTTTGGCTTTGGTCATCGATAATACGTCGCTGGTCTTCGCGCAACGTCCATCGGGCGGTTGGATTGCAGACCGTATGGACTCGAATAACGACGGTGAAATTGATGAGAATGAAGCCAGCCGACTCCCTGGGCCATTTCAAGAAGCCTTGAGAAACGAACGACTACGTTTCCCGATCAGCAAAGACCGTTTCGCGGAAATCGTCCCCCGGTTGATGGAAGAGATGCGACGGAACGGGAGTTTCGGCCGCCCTCCAGGAGGTGGACCCCCCGGTGGTGGACGGGGCGGAGATGACCGTCGCGGTTACGGTCGTGGCGACGATGACGGGGATCGCGGTCGCGGCTACGGCCGAGGTGGACCACCAGACCGTGGAGGATACGATCGTGGCGGATCGGACCGCGGGGGATATGATCGGGGTCGTGGAGACGATCGAAACCGCGGTGGATATGGCCGAGGCGGTTGGGGTGACCGAGGCGGTTCGGATCGCGGTCGATCATCAGACCGTCGCGGGGAATCCTCCAAGGAAAAAGAAGAACGGCCGCGTGTCACCGTCGATCTTGCGGAAGCCTACTCGGAAGCCGACAGCGACGGCGACGGGCAAATCGCTCTGTATGAATGGCGTCAGTGGAAACCGGCGGAACTGAACCAGTTCTTCCTCGCCGACGCTAACCGCGATTCGTTCCTCACCCCACGCGAGTTGGAAATTTTCGAGAAATTTCCCGTCACGGAAACCGATGCCACAACGATGGCGTCCAATTTTCTCGCGAGTTCCAACGCGGGTCCATCATCGCCGAACGGTCCGGCATCTCGATCGACAGACGCCCCAAAGGACAAACCGAGCGCAAAGGAAGCTCAGTATGTTTTTAAAGTTTTGGACCGCAACCGCGACGGCGAAATCACGGAGGATGAATGGCAACGTAGCAAAGGTGCGCGAGCCGGGTTTGAAGAAGCTGGCATCAAAGTGCCATTGCCCGCAAGAATTGACACCTTCCTAGCTGTTTACCCATACGAACGGTTGTTCCCCCAAATGACCATCCGCTAG